In one Thermodesulfobium acidiphilum genomic region, the following are encoded:
- a CDS encoding RidA family protein, protein MPKLKVISTENAPSAVGPYSQAIIANGFIFISGQLGIDPVTGNFAGEDTRTQFDQALKNLKSILNSVNLTLDNVVKTTVFLTDINEFGLINEVYANYFKNILPARSAIEVSKLPKGARVEVEAIASCET, encoded by the coding sequence TTGCCAAAATTAAAAGTGATTTCGACTGAAAATGCACCCTCTGCTGTAGGCCCTTATTCTCAAGCAATAATTGCTAATGGATTTATTTTTATTTCTGGTCAGCTGGGAATAGATCCAGTAACAGGAAATTTTGCTGGTGAAGATACCAGAACCCAGTTCGATCAGGCCTTAAAGAATTTAAAATCCATATTAAATTCTGTTAATCTTACATTAGATAATGTGGTGAAAACGACTGTTTTTTTGACTGACATAAATGAATTTGGTCTAATAAATGAAGTGTATGCTAATTATTTTAAAAATATTTTGCCTGCAAGATCTGCTATTGAAGTTTCTAAATTACCAAAGGGTGCGCGAGTAGAAGTCGAAGCTATAGCGAGTTGTGAGACGTAA
- the sdaAA gene encoding L-serine ammonia-lyase, iron-sulfur-dependent, subunit alpha, which yields MASFSTISELVSMAEENRSSISEIVLSCEVQKMQKSRQEIIEVMNQRLIVMKKSIEKGKKNYNYSVSKMVGMNSAKFDSFMRRNSILGKIVEKAICYALSVSEVNACMGLVVACPTAGSCGILPGAVLSVSEEMNVPDEKVVLSLFTAAGIGMVIGKNATLSGAVGGCQAECGSASAMAAAAVLELMEASPKQIGHAVALALKNYLGLVCDPVAGLVEVPCVKRNAFAAVHALVAAELALAGIESVIPPDEVILASYEIGRLMPKSLKETSEAGLAKTPTGKEIEAKMNNW from the coding sequence TTGGCTTCCTTTTCGACGATATCAGAATTAGTCTCAATGGCAGAGGAAAATCGTTCTAGTATTTCTGAAATAGTTTTATCCTGTGAAGTTCAAAAAATGCAAAAGAGTAGACAAGAGATAATTGAAGTTATGAACCAAAGATTAATTGTTATGAAGAAATCAATAGAAAAAGGTAAAAAAAATTATAATTATTCCGTAAGCAAAATGGTTGGTATGAACTCAGCAAAATTTGATAGCTTTATGAGAAGAAATTCTATTTTAGGGAAAATAGTAGAGAAAGCGATATGTTATGCTCTCTCAGTCAGTGAGGTTAACGCGTGTATGGGTTTAGTAGTAGCCTGTCCAACTGCAGGATCGTGCGGTATTTTACCTGGTGCTGTTTTGTCTGTATCAGAGGAAATGAATGTGCCTGATGAAAAAGTTGTTTTGAGTTTGTTTACTGCTGCAGGTATTGGTATGGTAATAGGGAAAAATGCAACGCTGTCAGGAGCAGTTGGAGGTTGTCAGGCAGAATGCGGTTCTGCCTCTGCTATGGCTGCTGCTGCTGTCCTGGAACTAATGGAGGCATCTCCGAAACAAATTGGTCACGCAGTAGCATTGGCTTTGAAAAATTATCTTGGACTTGTTTGTGATCCGGTAGCCGGTTTAGTTGAGGTTCCCTGTGTTAAGAGAAATGCTTTTGCTGCAGTACATGCTCTAGTAGCAGCTGAACTAGCTTTAGCCGGTATCGAAAGCGTTATTCCACCTGATGAAGTTATACTTGCTTCCTACGAAATAGGACGTCTGATGCCAAAAAGCTTAAAGGAAACGTCAGAAGCAGGTTTGGCCAAAACCCCAACTGGAAAGGAAATAGAAGCTAAGATGAACAATTGGTAG
- the sdaAB gene encoding L-serine ammonia-lyase, iron-sulfur-dependent subunit beta produces the protein MESVFDIIGPIMIGPSSSHTAGALKLASMARSILGETPNKVVTRLYGSFAKTYKGHGSDRAIAAGFLGFNTEDERIPNAIDIAAEMGVKIEFIPLNIPVDHPNTLEFEMIGKSGLKIVVQGISVGGGNIIVKKIDNYEVNLTGNYETLITCHKDHPGIIAKITQIISSKNINIAYMYVSRLEKGKDAMMTIETDDYITSDIYSTLLSSPDLNFVKVIHKT, from the coding sequence ATGGAAAGCGTATTTGATATTATCGGTCCAATTATGATTGGGCCCTCAAGTTCTCACACTGCAGGAGCTTTAAAGCTAGCAAGCATGGCAAGGTCTATCTTGGGTGAAACTCCAAACAAGGTTGTGACACGCCTCTATGGATCTTTTGCAAAAACCTATAAAGGACATGGTAGTGATAGAGCTATTGCTGCAGGTTTTTTAGGTTTTAACACCGAAGATGAAAGAATTCCTAATGCTATTGATATTGCGGCTGAAATGGGAGTAAAAATTGAATTCATTCCTTTAAATATTCCTGTGGATCATCCAAATACACTAGAATTTGAAATGATTGGTAAATCAGGATTAAAAATTGTAGTGCAGGGAATTTCCGTAGGAGGAGGCAATATTATAGTTAAGAAAATTGATAATTATGAAGTGAATTTAACTGGAAACTATGAGACTTTGATTACCTGCCATAAAGATCATCCAGGTATAATTGCTAAAATAACTCAAATTATATCCAGTAAAAATATAAATATTGCATATATGTATGTCTCTAGGTTAGAAAAAGGTAAGGATGCAATGATGACGATCGAAACTGATGATTATATTACTTCTGACATATATAGTACTTTATTGAGTTCTCCTGATTTAAACTTTGTAAAGGTAATTCATAAGACATAA
- the eno gene encoding phosphopyruvate hydratase: MQEKIASIKAREILDSRGNPTIEVDCLLECGIIARAGVPSGASTGSKEAIELRDNDKKRFFGKGVLQAVKNVNEIIAPKLIGLNATKQKQIDSIMIELDGTPNKAKLGANAILGVSLAVARAASYFSNLPLYQYLGGPNANLLPVPCMNIMNGGIHANWQGADFQEFMIAPYGANTFKEAYEWCSEIYQALKSLLKEKGYSVGVGDEGGFAPLVKSNEEPFELMSKAIENAGLKVGEQVGFALDTAASELYKDGKYILRREKKELEPTKMVKYYEKIVNNFPLILLEDGLAEYDWDSWKILNKVLGEKIELVGDDIFVTNLEIVKRGISENIANSVLIKLNQIGTLSETLDTVKYAQNSKWGTFVSHRSGETTDSFISDLTVAIGAGHLKTGAPARGERVEKYNQLLRIEEELGKYAKYAGKNAFIRPIRS; encoded by the coding sequence ATGCAAGAGAAAATAGCATCAATCAAAGCAAGAGAAATATTAGATTCTAGAGGCAATCCCACTATAGAGGTAGATTGCTTATTAGAATGTGGAATAATAGCTCGTGCAGGAGTTCCATCAGGAGCTTCTACTGGCTCAAAAGAAGCAATCGAATTAAGGGATAACGATAAAAAAAGATTTTTTGGAAAGGGCGTTCTACAAGCTGTTAAAAACGTAAATGAAATTATTGCACCAAAATTAATAGGCTTAAATGCCACAAAGCAAAAACAAATAGATTCCATTATGATAGAACTTGATGGGACTCCAAATAAAGCCAAACTAGGCGCAAACGCTATTCTTGGTGTATCTCTCGCAGTAGCAAGGGCAGCAAGTTATTTTTCTAATCTTCCGCTCTATCAATATTTGGGAGGACCAAATGCAAATCTATTACCCGTACCGTGTATGAATATTATGAATGGCGGCATACATGCAAATTGGCAAGGTGCTGATTTTCAAGAATTTATGATTGCACCATACGGAGCCAATACCTTTAAAGAAGCCTATGAGTGGTGTAGCGAAATTTACCAAGCCCTTAAAAGTCTTCTAAAAGAAAAAGGCTATAGTGTGGGAGTAGGAGACGAGGGAGGTTTCGCCCCTTTGGTAAAATCAAACGAAGAACCTTTTGAATTGATGAGTAAAGCAATAGAAAATGCGGGATTAAAAGTCGGAGAACAAGTGGGTTTTGCATTAGATACCGCCGCAAGCGAACTTTATAAAGATGGTAAATACATTTTAAGGCGCGAGAAAAAAGAGTTAGAACCTACTAAAATGGTAAAATACTACGAAAAAATTGTAAACAATTTCCCCCTTATATTGTTAGAGGATGGCCTTGCCGAATATGACTGGGATTCCTGGAAAATATTAAATAAAGTTTTAGGTGAGAAAATCGAACTTGTCGGAGATGATATATTCGTAACAAATCTAGAAATAGTAAAAAGAGGTATTTCTGAAAACATTGCAAATTCTGTTTTAATTAAATTAAATCAAATAGGAACTCTTTCAGAAACTCTTGATACAGTTAAATACGCCCAAAATTCAAAGTGGGGTACATTCGTGTCTCACAGGAGTGGTGAAACTACCGATAGCTTTATATCTGACTTAACTGTAGCAATTGGTGCTGGACATTTAAAAACAGGTGCGCCTGCTAGAGGTGAAAGAGTTGAAAAATATAACCAATTATTAAGAATTGAAGAGGAACTGGGAAAATATGCAAAATATGCTGGTAAGAATGCTTTTATAAGACCAATAAGATCCTAA
- a CDS encoding extracellular solute-binding protein has product MKRGIIGVVILITALIFIAGCGTYNKGVNQQTEKVKLYLYGAGTLAKPFKEVIEEFEKKYPNVTIESQFGGSVKMVKQVTELHQPGDIIAVADYNVIPKYMFGENGQTKYTDWYIGFVNNSITFVYTDKSKYANEINSNNWYKILSEKGVQIGRSNPNTDPSGYQTLQMLKLAEKYYKDPTIYEKVLANAPERNIRDTETELLSSLEAGQIDYLAIYKSDALQHHLKYLDLPPQINLSDPKYANFYKEAVVDTKNGELSGKPIIYAITIPNNSKNTEWAIKFVEFLLSPEGQSIMKKNGFGVLEKPYANNIDKVPPELKNFVSEWPK; this is encoded by the coding sequence TTGAAAAGGGGAATAATTGGTGTTGTAATATTAATTACAGCTTTAATTTTTATTGCAGGGTGCGGAACTTATAATAAAGGGGTAAATCAACAAACAGAAAAAGTGAAATTATATCTTTATGGGGCTGGAACTTTAGCCAAACCCTTTAAAGAAGTAATTGAAGAGTTTGAAAAAAAATATCCCAACGTTACAATAGAATCTCAATTTGGTGGAAGCGTAAAAATGGTAAAGCAAGTAACCGAGTTACATCAGCCTGGTGATATAATCGCAGTTGCTGACTATAACGTAATCCCAAAATATATGTTTGGAGAAAACGGACAGACAAAATATACTGATTGGTATATAGGTTTCGTAAATAATTCTATCACTTTTGTATATACTGACAAAAGTAAATATGCAAACGAAATTAACTCAAATAATTGGTACAAGATCTTATCAGAAAAGGGAGTTCAAATCGGAAGATCTAATCCCAATACCGATCCTTCAGGTTATCAAACGCTTCAAATGTTAAAACTAGCTGAAAAGTATTATAAAGATCCAACAATTTATGAAAAAGTCCTTGCAAATGCTCCAGAAAGAAATATTAGGGATACAGAAACAGAACTATTGAGTTCTCTTGAGGCTGGTCAGATTGACTACCTTGCTATATATAAATCCGATGCTCTACAACATCACTTAAAATATTTAGACCTACCGCCTCAAATAAATCTAAGCGATCCTAAATATGCCAATTTTTATAAAGAAGCAGTAGTAGATACAAAGAATGGTGAACTATCCGGGAAACCGATTATCTATGCGATAACAATTCCAAACAACTCTAAAAATACCGAATGGGCTATAAAATTCGTGGAATTCTTGCTTAGTCCGGAAGGTCAATCAATAATGAAGAAAAACGGTTTCGGTGTCTTAGAAAAGCCATATGCTAATAATATTGATAAAGTTCCACCTGAACTTAAAAACTTTGTAAGCGAATGGCCTAAATAA
- a CDS encoding ABC transporter permease, translated as MNSLLDSKRFHFNWLVLSFWLFSMVILGFIILPLIEMLFEQPLDMIVKAAQMPDVTNSILLSLEASFITAIIAVIFGTPLSYILARTQFPYKSIVEAIVNLPLAVPHTVAGIALLFVFGKTGPIGHITERFGISFWGTIFGIIVGMLFVSSPYMINSARLGFENIDIRIEKAARTLGATNSQVFFHISLPLAFRSILSGMVLTYARSIAEFGAVIILAYHPETAPVKIYELFLTGGLKQSSAAAVLLLIITISTFILFRYLTNLNKKA; from the coding sequence ATGAATAGTTTGTTGGACAGCAAGAGATTTCATTTTAATTGGTTAGTTTTATCTTTTTGGTTATTTTCAATGGTAATTTTAGGCTTCATAATACTACCACTCATTGAAATGTTATTTGAACAACCACTTGATATGATCGTGAAAGCAGCTCAAATGCCAGATGTAACCAATTCAATCCTTTTGAGTCTGGAGGCCTCATTTATCACTGCAATTATAGCAGTTATATTCGGAACTCCTTTATCGTATATTCTCGCCAGAACTCAATTTCCATACAAGTCAATTGTTGAGGCTATTGTAAACCTTCCTCTTGCTGTCCCACATACAGTTGCGGGCATTGCCCTTTTATTTGTTTTTGGCAAAACTGGTCCAATTGGTCACATTACCGAACGTTTTGGAATTAGTTTTTGGGGAACTATATTTGGTATAATAGTAGGCATGCTTTTTGTAAGTTCACCATATATGATAAATTCTGCAAGGCTAGGCTTTGAAAACATTGATATTAGAATTGAAAAAGCTGCAAGAACATTAGGCGCTACAAATAGTCAGGTTTTCTTTCATATATCCCTACCTCTTGCCTTTAGATCTATCTTAAGCGGAATGGTTCTCACTTACGCAAGATCAATTGCTGAATTTGGAGCAGTTATAATTTTAGCATATCATCCAGAAACCGCACCAGTAAAAATATATGAGCTATTTCTTACTGGAGGGTTGAAACAATCTTCTGCTGCAGCAGTATTGTTATTAATCATAACAATTTCAACCTTTATTTTATTTAGATATCTAACTAATTTAAACAAAAAGGCATAA
- a CDS encoding ABC transporter ATP-binding protein, translating to MSFLKVNGLQVKIGNFILDNISFELNEGQIITILGPSGSGKTILLESIAGFHTLNKGKIYLENKDISILPVEKREIGFMFQDYALFPHWTVRENILSSFKFNKGYKKININPEKIIKMLHIEDLLDRYPINLSGGERQRVALARSLVANPKMFLFDEPMSALDARTRENLRDELLSILKNLSLSAIYVTHDHIEAFTLGDLVGIINKGKLVQIGERNKIFRNPNSIFVADFIGIENLFSAKIQLVKKVSPELYFIIAKHKQIEFKIFSKEQFSTNDEVFLSIRSEDISFLDESEEKNDNFKNIIILEVIDIVQIDFFYKIFLGGDVLLKVITLKDSIKKHKINTGKKIKVHIDPEYIHIIKA from the coding sequence ATGAGTTTTCTTAAGGTTAATGGCCTCCAAGTAAAAATAGGAAATTTTATTTTAGACAATATTTCCTTTGAACTAAATGAGGGTCAAATTATTACAATTTTAGGACCAAGCGGTTCAGGTAAAACTATTTTATTAGAATCCATTGCAGGTTTTCACACTCTTAACAAGGGAAAAATTTATCTTGAAAATAAAGATATAAGTATTTTACCTGTAGAAAAAAGGGAGATAGGTTTTATGTTTCAAGATTATGCGCTTTTCCCTCATTGGACTGTTAGAGAAAATATCTTATCTTCATTTAAATTTAACAAAGGATATAAAAAAATTAACATCAACCCAGAAAAAATAATAAAAATGCTTCATATTGAAGATCTCCTAGATAGATATCCGATCAACTTAAGTGGCGGAGAAAGACAAAGGGTGGCTCTAGCAAGGTCTTTAGTTGCAAATCCAAAAATGTTCTTGTTCGATGAACCCATGTCAGCACTTGATGCAAGAACCAGAGAAAATTTAAGAGATGAACTCTTGAGTATCTTAAAAAATCTCTCTTTAAGCGCAATCTATGTAACCCATGACCATATCGAAGCTTTTACCTTAGGGGATTTAGTGGGAATAATTAATAAAGGAAAATTGGTTCAAATTGGAGAAAGAAATAAAATATTTAGAAACCCAAACTCTATCTTTGTAGCAGATTTTATAGGTATAGAAAATCTTTTTTCTGCAAAAATTCAATTAGTAAAAAAAGTATCTCCAGAATTGTATTTTATTATTGCAAAACATAAACAAATTGAATTTAAAATATTTTCAAAGGAACAGTTTTCTACCAATGATGAAGTTTTTCTTTCAATAAGATCTGAAGATATTAGCTTCTTAGATGAATCAGAAGAAAAAAATGATAATTTTAAAAACATAATAATATTAGAAGTTATTGACATAGTTCAAATTGATTTCTTTTACAAAATTTTTCTAGGTGGTGATGTTCTTCTCAAAGTAATAACTTTAAAAGATTCTATTAAAAAGCATAAAATAAACACAGGCAAAAAAATTAAAGTACATATAGATCCGGAATACATTCATATTATAAAAGCATAA
- a CDS encoding MgtC/SapB family protein yields the protein MDQTMGLGQTFFGLFLAFVLGTLIGIERQWRQHPAGLRTNTLVALGAAIFVDLGLRMGGTINDIRVVAYVVSGVGFLGAGAIMKEGINIRGINTAATLWCSAAVGACSGAQQWMPAAMATIFVLVTNTLLRTIVNTINNLPMVTANDFIISVCVGVEEEKEDRVFNVIRKLLKQLGYPVRNMRIESVKEGESKIIFNILSGDINEEDLKDLLERLKHINYVKYVNWSQGAKDH from the coding sequence ATGGATCAAACAATGGGCTTAGGCCAAACCTTTTTTGGTTTGTTTCTTGCATTTGTACTTGGTACACTTATAGGAATTGAGCGTCAGTGGCGGCAGCACCCGGCTGGTCTAAGAACTAATACTCTTGTTGCACTTGGGGCTGCTATATTTGTTGACCTTGGACTTCGCATGGGAGGAACTATAAATGATATAAGGGTAGTTGCTTATGTAGTTTCAGGGGTTGGGTTTCTGGGTGCGGGAGCAATTATGAAAGAGGGTATAAATATAAGAGGTATAAATACTGCTGCTACACTTTGGTGTTCTGCTGCAGTTGGCGCCTGTTCTGGGGCTCAGCAATGGATGCCAGCTGCTATGGCTACTATTTTTGTTTTGGTTACCAATACTCTCTTAAGGACTATTGTAAATACAATTAATAATTTGCCTATGGTAACGGCAAACGATTTTATTATCTCAGTTTGTGTTGGAGTAGAAGAGGAAAAAGAGGATAGAGTATTTAACGTTATAAGAAAACTTCTGAAACAATTGGGATATCCTGTGAGGAATATGAGGATAGAGTCAGTAAAAGAAGGTGAAAGTAAAATAATATTTAATATTTTATCAGGAGATATAAATGAAGAAGATTTAAAAGACCTTCTAGAAAGGCTAAAACATATCAATTATGTCAAATATGTAAATTGGAGTCAGGGGGCTAAGGATCATTGA
- a CDS encoding RCKP-type rubredoxin-like domain-containing protein, which yields MAVFKCKKCGYIKEGRCKPKKCPECNEQNSFERVDSEKKG from the coding sequence ATGGCAGTTTTCAAATGTAAAAAATGTGGTTATATTAAAGAAGGACGGTGTAAACCAAAAAAGTGTCCAGAATGTAACGAACAGAATTCTTTTGAAAGAGTTGACTCAGAAAAGAAAGGGTAG
- a CDS encoding Fur family transcriptional regulator: protein MRMTPQRKLIIDILKSTKSHPDALWIYQNAIKKMPRMGLGTVYRTLEQLEREGEIKRIDFKGIAHYDANVNVHPHLLCSKCGKIVDISDSYDFDLRNFDLKGFKIESINLDIIGICPECQSKKGEN, encoded by the coding sequence ATGAGAATGACACCTCAAAGAAAGTTGATAATAGACATATTAAAAAGTACAAAATCACATCCTGATGCACTTTGGATTTATCAGAACGCCATAAAGAAGATGCCAAGGATGGGACTAGGCACTGTTTACAGGACTTTGGAGCAACTTGAAAGAGAGGGCGAAATAAAAAGAATCGATTTTAAAGGGATAGCCCATTACGACGCAAATGTAAACGTTCATCCACATCTTTTATGTTCAAAATGTGGAAAGATAGTTGATATTAGTGATAGCTATGATTTTGACTTAAGAAATTTCGATTTAAAAGGTTTCAAAATTGAATCTATAAATCTTGATATTATAGGCATTTGTCCTGAATGCCAATCAAAAAAGGGTGAAAATTAG
- a CDS encoding 2-hydroxymuconate tautomerase, producing the protein MPIITIELLEGRSEVQKKQIAKEITETLVKNANVKPEAVTILFHDLKPENIAKGGKFLSEK; encoded by the coding sequence ATGCCAATCATTACAATAGAACTATTGGAAGGCAGATCAGAGGTCCAAAAGAAGCAAATTGCTAAGGAAATAACTGAAACCTTAGTAAAAAACGCAAATGTAAAACCTGAAGCTGTTACAATTTTGTTTCACGACTTGAAACCTGAAAATATTGCAAAGGGTGGCAAGTTTTTATCTGAAAAATAA
- the panB gene encoding 3-methyl-2-oxobutanoate hydroxymethyltransferase: MEKKLFAPDIVKLKGVRKFSMVTTYDYTSALLVSMTDIDIILVGDSLAMVMLGHENTLSITIDEMLIFLKAVKKGAPNKMIVADMPFLSYQIDIKDAIENAGKLIKAGADAVKIEGFEFPIPEITRRLSSIGIPVMSHLGLTPQHVLKFGGFKVQGNTKEDADKIISASKELEEQGAFCVLLEAVPEEISEIVTKELKIPTIGIGAGRFVDGQVLVWQDLLGINPNKVPKFVRKYANIKDTIIDSLNRYHLDILNSTFPSYEEAHHLKRV, encoded by the coding sequence ATGGAAAAAAAACTTTTTGCACCTGATATAGTTAAATTAAAGGGCGTTAGAAAATTTTCAATGGTCACAACTTATGATTATACTAGCGCTCTTTTAGTATCAATGACTGATATAGATATAATACTTGTGGGAGATTCTCTAGCCATGGTAATGCTAGGTCACGAAAATACCCTTAGCATAACGATTGACGAAATGCTAATTTTTCTTAAAGCTGTAAAAAAAGGTGCCCCAAATAAGATGATCGTAGCTGATATGCCATTTCTTTCATATCAAATCGATATAAAGGATGCCATAGAAAATGCCGGAAAACTTATCAAAGCTGGTGCAGATGCAGTAAAAATAGAAGGATTCGAATTTCCGATACCTGAGATTACCAGAAGATTAAGCAGCATTGGAATACCGGTGATGAGTCATCTAGGCCTAACTCCACAGCATGTTTTAAAGTTTGGAGGGTTTAAAGTTCAGGGCAACACAAAAGAAGATGCCGATAAAATTATTAGTGCCAGCAAGGAGCTTGAAGAACAAGGAGCATTTTGTGTTCTTTTGGAAGCTGTTCCTGAAGAAATCTCAGAAATAGTTACTAAAGAACTAAAGATTCCAACTATTGGCATAGGTGCAGGAAGATTTGTAGATGGCCAAGTATTAGTTTGGCAAGATCTTTTAGGCATAAATCCAAACAAAGTTCCTAAATTCGTTAGAAAGTATGCAAACATAAAGGATACTATAATTGATTCTTTAAATAGATATCATCTTGATATATTGAATTCAACTTTCCCTTCCTATGAAGAAGCTCATCACTTAAAGAGAGTTTAA
- the coaE gene encoding dephospho-CoA kinase (Dephospho-CoA kinase (CoaE) performs the final step in coenzyme A biosynthesis.): protein MNRERLLIAITGPQGSGKSEILKFLSQFGFEVYSADEISKKVFNENFQDICNIFKDYFNEEQKGDIQKLRRKIALIISKDKLMKKKLEEFMWPKIKNYFKDMLKKDKTIFVEIPLLFEANMEDDFDIIWIVDAPFDVRLNRLIKSRGYSEEEAKIRMSMQWPPSKPIDKCKVPIYYIDGSQDLEDVKKRVLDLLNSL, encoded by the coding sequence ATGAATAGAGAAAGATTATTGATTGCTATTACGGGTCCTCAAGGATCGGGGAAAAGTGAGATCTTAAAATTTTTGAGTCAATTTGGGTTCGAAGTATATAGTGCTGATGAAATATCAAAGAAGGTTTTCAATGAAAATTTTCAGGATATCTGTAATATATTTAAAGACTATTTTAATGAAGAACAAAAAGGTGATATTCAAAAACTCCGAAGAAAAATTGCTCTGATTATTTCTAAGGATAAATTAATGAAAAAGAAACTTGAAGAATTTATGTGGCCAAAAATAAAGAACTATTTTAAAGATATGTTAAAAAAGGACAAAACTATATTTGTTGAAATTCCATTACTTTTTGAGGCTAATATGGAAGATGATTTTGATATTATATGGATAGTAGATGCTCCTTTTGATGTTAGATTAAATAGATTGATTAAAAGCAGGGGATATAGCGAGGAAGAAGCAAAAATTAGAATGAGTATGCAATGGCCTCCTTCTAAACCAATAGATAAATGTAAAGTCCCTATTTATTATATTGATGGTAGTCAAGATTTGGAGGATGTAAAAAAAAGAGTTTTAGATCTTTTAAACTCTCTTTAA